TGGATGCTCTGATTTGGCCCGGAGGCGAGAGCACGACCATGACGCGTGTGATGAGCGAAGAGTTGCGCGCGGCATTGACGGAGTTTTGCTCGACTCATCCTGTGTGGGGAACGTGCGCGGGCATGATCATGCTTTCGCATACTGATCCCGATCCGCGTGTGCAAACTCTGGGACTGGCGGACGTGCACGTTAACCGCAACGGCTGGGGGCGGCAGGTGCACTCTTTTGAAGCCGAACTCAGAGTGTGCGCCGAATTGGAAGAAGCAAGGCCCGCTGTTGGACTGTTCATTCGAGCACCGCGCGTGATGCGGACGGGGAAGGGTGTGCGCGTGTTGGCGCGGTATCGAGACGAACCGGTTGCGCTGGAGCAGGGAAATATTTTGTTAACGACATTTCATCCGGAACTGACGGAGGACGACCGGTTTCACAGGTTGTTTCTGTCGAGGATTTTGGAAACTCACAAGAATCGCATCGAAAGCACGGGAGACCGAACTTGAACTCTCATCGATTTATTCGCGCGTTGATCGGCGCGCTGGTTATTGTCGCGGCCATCTCCGCCGTCAGTTGCGACGAACGCAATACGGCGGACATTCCGCCGGTGGTGTATTCGCTGAAACAGAATATTTTGACAAATGGGTCGGCACAATACGTAGATTTGCAAGACTATCTGCTCGGGGTCGCGGCGGC
This region of Calditrichota bacterium genomic DNA includes:
- the pdxT gene encoding pyridoxal 5'-phosphate synthase glutaminase subunit PdxT — its product is MARVGVLALQGDFPMHEKRLKNLSCDVVQVRTPRDLDGLDALIWPGGESTTMTRVMSEELRAALTEFCSTHPVWGTCAGMIMLSHTDPDPRVQTLGLADVHVNRNGWGRQVHSFEAELRVCAELEEARPAVGLFIRAPRVMRTGKGVRVLARYRDEPVALEQGNILLTTFHPELTEDDRFHRLFLSRILETHKNRIESTGDRT